A window of Panicum virgatum strain AP13 chromosome 8K, P.virgatum_v5, whole genome shotgun sequence contains these coding sequences:
- the LOC120645766 gene encoding uncharacterized protein LOC120645766, with product MSTGGDESAASVETSAQMASRPQPAPRVTPLDQVSRGVGVPQARSSGAGKRSMSARSGAVAKDAAPLAPVKALKTGARAIPHMAPQPLPVVDIVAEAAKLQAAMAQGTQAAQQALAPGNGGDAGQSGAETAAPADAMGEAGRGGADDAARPVVEAEVGWTGADSTAWPVAEEGSGGGAQERPASQTEAETLVPGPPGAGVEGAAEEKLAPRAPVAEEARVSGPTEARDESVVALPDSSGEYGDSRDIDPADAASAADKIAEFTSACVEVLDKGTTRGPQHGAIIQSVVPPELLRNERDEEAVWQAQFEAGSQIQNHLERALELHRMTDYQISQRAAAEHKAREAKAQTAELQYLRTTLEKKARETEAQTAELQCLRTALEQKETELLQNEVTIVTLSGTLQEKGEALEEKEVAI from the exons GTCGACGGGCGGTGATGAGTCCGCGGCGAGTGTGGAGACGTCTGCGCAGATGGCCTCGAGGCCTCAGCCTGCTCCGAGGGTGACACCCTTGGATCAGGTGTCGAGGGGCGTCGGTGTGCCGCAGGCCCGAAGCAGCGGCGcgggcaagcgcagcatgagtGCCCG CTCCGGGGCCGTCGCCAAGGACGCAGCACCGCTCGCGCCGGTtaaagccctcaagaccggggcacgcgcCATTCCGCACATGGCGCCGCAACCTCTGCCCGTCGTAGAtatcgtggcggaggccgcgaagctgcaGGCAGCGATGGCTCAAGGAACTCAAGCGGCGCAGCAGGCTCTAGCGCCGGGGAAcgggggcgacgccggccagagcggagCTGAAACAGCTGCTCCGGCTGATGCCATGGGGGAAGCCGGTCGGGGAGGCGCTGAcgacgccgcccggccggtcgtCGAAGCCGAGGTCGGTTGGACCGGCGCGGATAGCACCGCCTGGCCGGTTGCAGAGGAAGGATCTGGTGGGGgtgcgcaggagcgccccgccaGCCAGACAGAGGCGGAGACCCTCGTCCCCGGCCCCCCgggggctggggtcgagggagcCGCAGAGGAGAAGTTGGCGCCGAGGGCGCCAGTGGCGGAGGAAGCCCGCGTCTCGGGGCCTACAGAAGCCCGGGATGAGAGCGTCGTTGCA CTACCAGACAGCAGCGGGGAATACGGGGATTCGAGAGACATCGACCCTGCTGATGCGGCGAGCGCTGCCGACAAGATTGCTGAGTTCACGTCGGCCTGCGTGGAGGTGCTCGACAAGGGGACAACCAGGGGGCCGCAACACGGGGCAATTATCCAGTCTGTGGTCCCCCCGGAGCTTCTCCGCAATGAGCGAGATGAGGAGGCCGTCTGGCAGGCGCAGTTCGAGGCAGGTTCTCAGATTCAGAACCATCTTGAACGCGCCCTGGAGCTCCATCGAATGACGGATTACCAGATCAGCCAG AGGGCCGCAGCGGAGCACAAGGCTCGGGAAGCCAAGGCGCAAACTGCCGAGCTGCAATACCTTAGGACGAcgcttgagaagaaggctcgGGAAACCGAGGCGCAGACCGCCGAGCTACAGTGCCTTAGAACGGCACTTGAGCAGAAGGAGACCGAGCTTCTCCAGAACGAGGTGACCATCGTCACGCTCtccgggaccctccaggaaaAGGGCgaagccctcgaggagaaggaggtggctatATAG